The genome window GCTTTTACTGTGTATAGTGATTGGGACGCTTGCCTCTGGATACTTTAAAGGATATGTAATAGACAGCCCTCGCCCGGATCTTGAGTTCTTGGGCTCAAAATTCCCATATGCGATAGGCCAGGACACCTTTGTTATTGGGACTGATGGCTCTTTTCCATCCGGTCACGCAACCCGGGCTGCAATCGTGGCCTTTGTACTTGGGTATGCGCTGTCTGAGCGATTCCCAAGGGGCAGATACCTGATGTGGCTGTTCCCGGTTGTGGAGTCAATTAGCCGAGTCTATGTCTTGGAACATTATCCGATGGATGTCTTTGGAGGAACTGTTTTTGGAATAATCATTGCAAATCTGGTAAGCAAAAAAGTAAAGCTCAACGAGTTTTTCAAAAAATCACAAGTTTAGCTCGTCAAGAACTCTGGAACTGATAAGAACAATGGCATAGTTTTCCGCGTCGTGGTGATATGTCCAATATCTTAGGTTTCTTTCCTGTTTTGCCTGCCTTAGCATATAGTTGATCTCAGTTGTCACGATGAATCCAATTCTTTTTGCCAAGTCTTTTTGCTTTGGCATCAGTACCTTGTATCCGCCTTTTTGATTTTCAAAACCTAGTCTTACCATTTCGGATGCAAAGATGGATGCCTCCCTTTCGTTTTTTATTACAAATGTTTTTACAATTGGTATCTGTGATGGATGAAACTCCATAAACTCACAAATGTGTGCAATTTAATTAATTCATCTGGGAAAACAAAAAAACCACGTGATCGAGTGTTAAAATTCTTAACTTACAAGTCAAATACTGATTATAGTAATACCTTATCGATAATCACATGAGATGATTCTCATTGACCTCATTAGCTAAACTAGCGCAAAAGCTAAAACAGGAAAAATTAGACGCCGCAAAACAGCGAAGACTGCAAGAAAAAATGCTAAAAGAAGCAGTTTCACTGGCCCGCCGATCGTCGTCTGGATTATCGTCAGTTGAACACCGAATGGAGGATTCTAAGGTAAAACTAGGCGAAATTAATGCCGAATTTAACCATGTTGTGGCAAGAAAGGAGAGCCTTGAGAGGCTTGCCTCTGCAGCACAAGAACGCCTGACCCAAGAAATTGCTGCAAAAGACCAGGCCGAAACAGACCTGCAGAATGCCGAAACCGAGGGGGCAAAGCAAATTGCCGCAGAAAGACTAGAGCAAATAATTCAGAAAATTGCAGAACTAGAAGAGGAGGCAAAGCAAAGACAGGCCGCAGCAGATACACTCGTCAAGGTGATAGAAGACTTCAAAAAGTCAAAAACCAAAACCTCGCACCAAATCCAAAAGCAGGCAAAATCAAAACCAGTGCTGCTAAGTCAGATTAAGACAAGTATTGTTGACTCTGAGCGACTCAAAAAGCGCGTCGACATGGCAGTCAAAAAGGAGCAAAACGTAAGCAAAATCCTAGATGTGGTATCAAAGAAATTGGCAGAACAATTGGCAAGAAAAAGAAAGGCGGCAGCTAAAAAGGCAGCCGCAAAAAGGAAATCTGCAGCTAAAAAGGCAGCCGCAAAAAGAAAAGCAGCGGCAAGAAAGGCGACTAAGAAAAAGACAACAAAAAAGAAAACCGCAAAGAAAAAGACTGCGTCAAAAAAGAAAACGGCAGCCAAAAAGAAATCTGTGAAGAAACAAAAGAAAAACTCAAGGCGTTAATTATCTGACTTTTTTTATGCATATGTTATAAAACAGTAATTTGTTGGTATTATACATGAAAAAAAGAGGAGTCATAGTTTCGCTTGCAGGCATAGCAATGCTTGTAATCTCGTTTTCTATCGCAATCTCCATACTTGAAAGCTCCGGAATGACTGGTGACGAGTTTTTACTCCCAGACGTACTAAAGGATGCGTTTGATAAGGTGTCTGAAAAAACCCAAATCCAGCCTGGAGATACTGCGTATTTTTCGTTTGATGCATCAGGCGACGCAAGAACACTCCTGTGGGGATTTCAGGTAATGGATCCACAAATGGATGAAAACCTTGTGATTTCTATTTCAAACATTTATGGGGACGATTTTGGAAAATTCACAGCGAGTCAGCCAGTGTTTTTTGAAACACTGGAAATAACAAGATCTGACGTTTACAATTTTAACGTAGAAAACAAAGGTGATAATCCCGTTACACTGGTGATGATGTTTACAGAAAACCCAGACGACTCTGAATCTGTAATCAACCCAAACTCACCACTTGGTAAATCACTTCTCCCACTTGCAGCTTCTGGGACTTTTTTCATTGTGGGTATATTGACCACCATAGTTGGAATAATAATAATTATAATTGATTATAGAAAAAACCGTTCTTCTAATTTTGTCTAGTATTCTTTTACTATCAGTTCGCCGTATTTTCCTTTTCCAAGAGAAACTTCGTTTTTGAATGTGTTTGTGTATCCGTTTTTGATTAGGATTTTAGAGCCGTTCTTTACCTTAGTTATTTCGTCTCCCCAAAGGGTCAGCTTGATTTCTCCCGCTGCATCAACTAGAAATGCATTACATACATCTGTAGTTCCACCCATCTTTAGATTGACTGTTCGTGGCGCTTCCATTCTTTCGACTGTTCCTTCTATGTCGATTTTGTTTCTCATGTTTTTTGCTTCTGCTGTTGTTACCACAAATCAAATCTGAAATAAACCAGTAATAAGCTTTTTAGTTTCTTGAAAATAGACCTAAAATTCTACAAATTTTACACCGGCGACGAAAAATTTGTGCGTTTTGCCACTATATCAGTTATATACTCAGATTTGAAAAATGCATTTGCAGAGGTATCGAAGCCCGGCCAACCGAGAGGGACTCAAGATCAAAAATAAGAAATCCCTTCCTTTAGGGGTTCGTGGGTTCAAATCCCACCCTCTGCACTCTTTTTTATAAAATCGTCATTTACAGGATAACTCAAAAACAGTCTTTCTAAACTTCGATTGCGTTAACAAATGACACGTTATGGGCTGAAAGGCTCTTGTGAAGATCTGCTGATGATTCTTCTTTGAATGTCAAGTTGCATCGATAACACTTCCACATCTTGGCACTCATGGGTATAATATAGCGTTCATAAAATTTAAGGATAGTGGATATTTCATCCACTTTTTTGCATAATGGGATCAAAAACCCCAAAAATTACACATTGCTGACACATTACAACATGATTCAACCTGCAAACTAATTTAGTTGAGACAAAAATTCACATCATAATGGATATTTTTTCGATTTTTAGCCAGTTTTCCTATTTTGGGATATTTCTTCTCCTTGTTTTGGTAAACACTGCCCCAATTTTGATGCCGCCAACATGGCTCATTCTGGCGTCGTTTCATGCCCTAGACGATACGCTAAGCCCTGCCCTTCTTGCAATAGTTGGGGCAACTGGAGCAACGATTGGGAGGATTGCCCTGATGTACACTAGTGGATTTTTTAGAAAATTCATGAGCGAGGAAAGAAAGTCAAGCCTTGATGGAATTGCAAATTATTTAAAATCAAAAAAGGTTGGATATCTTCTTGCCTCGTTTTTGTTTGCATCCACTCCACTCCCAAGCAACATGCTCTTTATCGGATACGGCCTGATGGGGGCAAAAAGCGTGCAAATTTACACTGGGTTTTGGCTTGGGCGTGTTGCATCATACTATGTGATGATTTCAATTAGCCAAGTCGTCCTGACCCCTTTTACAAAACTATTCGAGGACAGAATGTTGGGAATAATACTTGTAGATGCCATGAGTATTGTAATACTTGTCTTTTTTGCATGCATAAACTGGAACATGTTAATCACGCAAAGAAAAATACAATTCGTAAAGCCGAAACTTTGGAGACTGTAAAATGAACGATCTAAAAAGACTGGAGTTTCAAGTACGAAAGCAGATTCAAAACGATCCTGCGCATGATTTTGAGCATATAATCCGCGTCTGTAAAAATGTAAAGAAAATCGCAAAACATGAAAATGTAAACCCGAATTTGGTTTTAGCGGCTGCACTTCTCCACGATGTAGTGTCTTTTCCAAAATCAGACAAAAGATCAAAGACCTCATCGCTCAAAAGTGCGCAAAAGGCAAAAGAAATACTGAAAAGATACAGTTACACGCAAAACGAAATAAAAATAATTGTCGATGCAATTACAGATCACAGCTTTTCAAGAAACATGACTCCAAAAACAATAGAGGGGATGATTCTTCAGGATGCCGACAGGCTTGACGCCCTTGGCGCAATTGGAATTGCACGAACATTTAGCGTGGGGGGTGCGGAAAACAGGCCGATTTATAGCACGACTGATCCTTTCTGTCGCAACAGAGCGCCCAATGACCAAAATTGGACAGTTGATCATTTTTACCGCAAGCTGTTACTTCTTGAAAAAAAGATGAACACTAAATTTGCAAAAAAAGAGGCAAAGCGCAGAACCAAAATCCTCAAGGAATTTCTTGTCGAATTGGGTCAGGAAATCTAACCGTAATCGACGTATCTGGAGTATCTTTTCTCAATCTCCTGGTTTTTTCCAATGAGGATTTTCTCAATTTCTTCCTTGTAGCGGATTTTCATGTATTTTTTTATCTCCAAAAATGATTCCTCGTCTGGGTATGCCTCATCTAGTTTCTCTATTGTTGCAAAATACTCGACTGTCTTTTGGCGAAATTCTTCGATTGTCGGCTTTTTTATCTTGTTTAGCCGGAACCAAATACACGCCCAGCTTGCCCCCACCACATGCGGGAGCAAATCATATGCACGCTCTATCTCAAAACGCTCGTCATTTCTCATGGATTGTTCAACTGTTTTGCCATCATTTTTGCAAAATATGTGACAATCATGTCTGCGCCAGCTCTTTTAATTGAAAACAAAATTTCTGACATTACATCAATTTCATTTATCCACCCCTGCTTTGCTGCGCCCTTGACTAGCGCATATTCTCCTGACACCGAATAAGCAGATATTGGAATGTTGAATCTTCGTTTTGCCTCTGCAATCAAATCAAGATATGCAAGTGCCGGTTTTACCATCACTATGTCGACTCCTTCGTTGATGTCTGATTCTATTTCCCGCATTGCCTCCCTTGGGTTGGTAAATGGGACCTGGTATGATTTTCTGTCCCCGAACTGTGGGGCGCATGATGCCATGTCCCTAAATGGGGAGTAAAATGAAGAGCGGTGTTTTGCAGAATGTGACATTATTCCAACATCGGTAAACCCCTCCCTGTCTAATCTTTCCCTGATTGCCTTGACCTGACCGTCCATCATGGCAGACGGTGATACGATATCTACCCCAGCCCTTGCCTGACTGAGTGCTATCTTTGCAAGTGTCTCATTACTGGAGTCATTATCTATGTGATTTCCCTTGAGCAGGCCGCAGTGCCCCGATGTCGTGTACTGGCAAAGGCAGACATCTGCCATTATTACAATGCTGTCGCCAAAGTTTTTCCTGATTTCTGATATTGCCTTTTGGACAATTCCATCATCAACAAATGCTGCAGTTCCCGCGTCGTCTTTTTTTGTAGGAACTCCAAATAACATAATTGCCGGAATTTTGAGATTTTTTATCTCCTCTACTTCTTTTGTTATGTCTGATAGCGGGAGTCGCTCGATTTCTGCCATGGAGTCCACCTGGATTCTTGACTTGAGGTCCTCTTGGACGAACACTGGACAAATCAAATCGTTTGGAGAAAATGTAATTTCCTGAACTAGGTTGCGCATTTTCTCGTTTTTGCGCAATCTTCGCAGTCGTCTTGTGGGAAAAGAAGACGTCATGAGCAAAATCCTATCTAAAGTAATATAATTCTAGTCTGGTGTGTTTTGGAAAATCTACTCGCTTTTTTTCTTGTAATCGAAAAGCTTTGTAGCAGCTTTTAGCAGTTCCTCATCTGACTGCTCTGATGCACGTCTGATGTTGTTCATCGGTTCTGAAATTATTCCCTCGACTACGGCCTTTGTCAAATCCTCTATTATCTTGATTTTTTCCTGGTCTGTTTCGCCAAGCATTGACAGTGCCTTTTCTAATTCCTTTACTCTGCGGGTGTCAATGTCTTTGAATATCTCCTTGACTACCGGCTCTACTTCTAGTCTTTTCATCTGGGCTTCAAGTACTGATATCTCTTCACTAATTATTTTTTCTGCATTTGTCTTCTCATTTACCCTGTTTCTCATGTTTTTATCGACAATTTCTGCGATTTGGTCCAGATTCATCATCTTTATTCCGTGGATAGTGGTGACCTTTTCATCGACTGTTCTTGGGTTTGATAAATCAAGTATCATCATTCCTGTTTTTTTATCATTCATCGCCTCTTTGATTCTCTCAAATGTAACTAAAAAGTACGGTGCAATTGTAGCAACAAACAATACGTCGTAGTTTGAAAAGCCCGACAACACCTCCTCAAAAGCAATCGGGTTTCCGCCGACTGTCTCGGCAAATGCTTTTGATCTGTCTAGTGTCCTACTTGTCACAAAAAACTCGTATCCTCGCTTGTTTAGTGATTTTGCAACCATTGTAGCTGCCTCGCCAGTTCCAATGAGAAGAATCTTTTTTGATTTTAGATCATCAATGTTCTCTTCTGCAAGCTTTACTGCCATCGAGCCAACCGAGATGCTTCCCTTGCTTATCCCAGTAGAGTTTCTTACCCTTGTTCCTATTCTGATTGCCTTATCAAATAGCGTGTTTAGGTATTCTCCTGACGCCCTGATCTCCCTTGCATTTGTTATGGCTTCTTTTATTTGGCCTAGGATTTGCTCCTCACCGACCACCATGGAATCCAGACCTGATGTGAGCTTTAACAAGTGCGAATAAACATCAATGTTTTCCGATATCTCGAAATTTTCCTTAAACGCCACTTCTTCTAGTCCTGCAAGCGATGCCCAAGTTTTTTTGATTTTTTGAATGTTGAAATCGTTTGACAGGCCGAAAACTTCAACCCTGTTGCATGTTTGCAGTATGACGCATTCTTTTAGTCCAGAATACTCTTTGAAATATTCATATGCCGAGTCGATATCCTTGAACGTGAATCTTTCCAAAATATGGATTGGTGAATTGTGAAACGTCACTCTCGCGTTTATTATGTTGCTCATTTCCAATCCCCTAAAATCCTGATCATTTCCTTTTGTGCAGTTTGCAAATTCCCCTCTTTTAATAACTGTTTTATCTTGTTGCTATTTAACACAGAATAAAGGAACTTTTTTCGCTCTGTGGTCGTAGGGATCTTTTCTTTTGCCATGTCTCTTGCTATTTTTTGCAGCTTGATCTGGTAAATGTCCTCTTTGTCGATTATGTCGTTGAATATTTTTTCCGCCTTTAGCTTTATCTTTCGCGCCATCGCGGGACTCCTACCACCAGTCGATATGGCAATCTGGACGGTATCTTCAATATTGATCACAGACGGGTGTGCAAAGTCGCTAAAGTTGGGGTCGTCTGCTGCGTATGCATATGCTCTTTTTTTCTTTGCCTTTTGGACGATCTTTCGGTTCATCTCTTTGTCATCTGTTGCAGCCATCACCAAAATGGGATCATATTCCTCTAAAAAGTCCGCATTGTCCAGCCTTGTTTTTTTGAACTCTATTTTGCCGTTTTTTGCATAATCTGTTATCTGTGTGTTTGCAGAATCGCTGATTACTAGAATTTGGCAGTCCTGGGTCAGAAGTGAATTTACTTTTTTTAGGCCTTCCTGACCTGCACCTACAACGATGACCAATTTTCCCCTCAAGTTGAGGTCAACAATCACGATCTGGCA of Candidatus Nitrosotenuis sp. DW1 contains these proteins:
- a CDS encoding phosphatase PAP2 family protein; the protein is MQNWLFDVRSRAFLLFVLAFIVMSVLVQAKITSDFDKSIILYFQSIAGNPAVDLFMWGMTEIGNVISILLLSVILAIIRRTRRIGITLLLCIVIGTLASGYFKGYVIDSPRPDLEFLGSKFPYAIGQDTFVIGTDGSFPSGHATRAAIVAFVLGYALSERFPRGRYLMWLFPVVESISRVYVLEHYPMDVFGGTVFGIIIANLVSKKVKLNEFFKKSQV
- a CDS encoding DNA-binding protein, whose protein sequence is MVTTAEAKNMRNKIDIEGTVERMEAPRTVNLKMGGTTDVCNAFLVDAAGEIKLTLWGDEITKVKNGSKILIKNGYTNTFKNEVSLGKGKYGELIVKEY
- a CDS encoding HD domain-containing protein, encoding MNDLKRLEFQVRKQIQNDPAHDFEHIIRVCKNVKKIAKHENVNPNLVLAAALLHDVVSFPKSDKRSKTSSLKSAQKAKEILKRYSYTQNEIKIIVDAITDHSFSRNMTPKTIEGMILQDADRLDALGAIGIARTFSVGGAENRPIYSTTDPFCRNRAPNDQNWTVDHFYRKLLLLEKKMNTKFAKKEAKRRTKILKEFLVELGQEI
- the hemB gene encoding porphobilinogen synthase, with translation MTSSFPTRRLRRLRKNEKMRNLVQEITFSPNDLICPVFVQEDLKSRIQVDSMAEIERLPLSDITKEVEEIKNLKIPAIMLFGVPTKKDDAGTAAFVDDGIVQKAISEIRKNFGDSIVIMADVCLCQYTTSGHCGLLKGNHIDNDSSNETLAKIALSQARAGVDIVSPSAMMDGQVKAIRERLDREGFTDVGIMSHSAKHRSSFYSPFRDMASCAPQFGDRKSYQVPFTNPREAMREIESDINEGVDIVMVKPALAYLDLIAEAKRRFNIPISAYSVSGEYALVKGAAKQGWINEIDVMSEILFSIKRAGADMIVTYFAKMMAKQLNNP
- the hemA gene encoding glutamyl-tRNA reductase encodes the protein MSNIINARVTFHNSPIHILERFTFKDIDSAYEYFKEYSGLKECVILQTCNRVEVFGLSNDFNIQKIKKTWASLAGLEEVAFKENFEISENIDVYSHLLKLTSGLDSMVVGEEQILGQIKEAITNAREIRASGEYLNTLFDKAIRIGTRVRNSTGISKGSISVGSMAVKLAEENIDDLKSKKILLIGTGEAATMVAKSLNKRGYEFFVTSRTLDRSKAFAETVGGNPIAFEEVLSGFSNYDVLFVATIAPYFLVTFERIKEAMNDKKTGMMILDLSNPRTVDEKVTTIHGIKMMNLDQIAEIVDKNMRNRVNEKTNAEKIISEEISVLEAQMKRLEVEPVVKEIFKDIDTRRVKELEKALSMLGETDQEKIKIIEDLTKAVVEGIISEPMNNIRRASEQSDEELLKAATKLFDYKKKSE
- a CDS encoding precorrin-2 dehydrogenase/sirohydrochlorin ferrochelatase family protein; translation: MIVDLNLRGKLVIVVGAGQEGLKKVNSLLTQDCQILVISDSANTQITDYAKNGKIEFKKTRLDNADFLEEYDPILVMAATDDKEMNRKIVQKAKKKRAYAYAADDPNFSDFAHPSVINIEDTVQIAISTGGRSPAMARKIKLKAEKIFNDIIDKEDIYQIKLQKIARDMAKEKIPTTTERKKFLYSVLNSNKIKQLLKEGNLQTAQKEMIRILGDWK